CCTTTTAACAAGGTATTTATCAAATCACAGGTTCAGCGGCACAATCATTGGTGTAGGAGACAGCATGTCATCTGGATGGACTAATTCTGAATGGAGATCCTTAAAGGTTAGCATTATGCTTTCTAAGTCATTTTGGTTTACAGTTCCCACCAAAATATATCTAACAATTTCAAAGAGCATATTAATTAGATAATGATTCGTATGATGTTTTTTTGGAAGTGATGTCTTGGACATTTTGTAGGAAGGCCCATGGCATATTGAGTTGACAATCTCATCTCACCTCTATCACTCGTTGAATCATTTTTAAATTGCGAATTATCATGTCAACATTTTCTAAATATGGGATTTAgcttaaaatcataaaattcctTAAGCTTGGTTTTCATACTTGTTTGATTGCACATCAAGAGGAAGATTGTAAGAACAAATTAGGAAATCATGGGCACCTTGGGAGAAATGACATGTTTGTGCTTTGCCGATGTAATGAGAACCTTGGGCATGTATGGAATTCACAGGCACCTTGGGAGAAATGAAATGCTCATGCTTTGCTGATGTAATGAGAACCTTGGTCATCTATGTGTACACTCGTACATGTATCTTTGTTTGAATTTCTTCATTTATGTGGACAGTTAGGCATTAAGAGGAAAAACTTGCACTTTAGGACATTAAGGGTTGCCAACTCAACTCGTGTAGCATATATATGAGAAAAGGATCTACAAAGATCATGACAGCAGGCATGTCCATGAATGCATTCGATGCTGGTGGTACCTAAAGTAGACATTTGAAAGTCACTATAAAATAGCTACTGATTCTCCAGCACAGGAAATTATGAAGAGGTAATGCAACATTAGAAAGACACCCTTACATTGTACTAAACCGTTCTTACCTTTGCTAGCCCTTGCAGATATTGTTAAAGGTCTTTTAAAAATTCTATGAAGATTTTTATCAATGAACAAGCTCTTTGAAACGAGAACCACATCAAGAATCATCCTCCCTTCCAAACAAGCATTTCGATCCTGTCTAGTACTCTTCTGGAGACCTGGAGCCTCTTTTGAATGACCATCTATAAGAGACTACGTACAATTTTAATAGGTCATGAGTCTGTCCATCATATAAGCATGATATGTTCAAGACTTCTGGTTTCTTGTAGGTTCAAACTTCATCTGTGAAACTTGAGTGACGTGGCCAGAATTAGTTGGAGCAATATATGAGAAAAAAACTAGTGGCAAAGCAGATTAACCAGGAGAAGTGGAACATgattttaagtcaaattaaaaagactGATCACTGATGCTATTTGGGCTTGCTTATGTGTCACAAAACTGAAGCTGTGATAAAGTAGGGTAATATCTGaacatataatttatatacatcaGAGGAGCTATTTTTTGTGTTTGGTTTCCTGggaatcaaagaaataaaacttcacGCTGGTTCCTTTTATCTGATCAAAGGACATCTGTTTTGTCCTCGATAGTTTGCTGAGCATGTTTTGCAACAGTTATGTCTCTTCTTTGATGTGCTTCAATTTAAATAAGACtttcaatttgcaaattttctGGCCACAACTTTCCTTTCATAAAAATCCTGAACCTTAGGGTACATGTTTTAAACTGAAAAGAGAGCTTGCTCCTTATCAGCCCTGCCTCAGCAGCCAAATTAGATGGTGATGTAACAAACATCTGGCTGGTGAGCCTCAGCACATGATAATGCCACCGGATCCATGGATACGATAAAATCTGTTGGATTGGTTAACTGGTGAAACTTAAATTTACAAGGCAAACCAACCAGAGCAAAGCAATGGGAAAAAGATTGGATTTTCCTGCTTTTCTGCAAGTCTGGTATTTTGGTAATGTTAGTATGAAATCATTTTAGATCACCCCAAATACAAAATGTTCCTTGGGCATTTTGCAATACCAATGGAATGCGTTTTGTAGAACCTGACTGCTATTCAATGGTACTCAGCTAATATGCAAAATTCTTCTTAAAATGTtgacctttttttcttgataactAATGGCATTGGGTCTCTTCTGTGCCCTGAAGTTTATAGTGCACAAGCCTATTCTCATCATTGCGCCACTTGGGTTTGAAGCAGCTCTTCTTTCAATAATGGCAAGTAGTATAGAGATTGCTCCTGCAGCATATCTGCTTGCAGGTCTCATTACCATCTTCATTGGACTATCTAgtccataaaatttcaaaccacTTCCTGCTAAAGTTGTGGCTAACTGTTGCCTATGCCAACAaccctttattattattattattattattattattattattattattattattatgatggAATCATCTTCAGACCCGCCTGAGGATATTCCAACCCTAATTTCTAGTTCTGTGCCGCCGTTGACTTAAACCTTCAACTACTCTGATAAGTGGTTTTTTCTGGCTCTCTGTGATGCCCATCCCATTAGTCCAACCTTGTCAAGAGTTTCAACAGCTGAGCACATTCGCTCACTCTTGGCACCACATTGAGTTTGTTGAATCATGCTTATAGTGGTGCTAATGTGGTTTATCTTTGAGGATAttcaattacataaaatttcCTCAATTGTTAGAAGAAGATTTAATCAGGTATAAATGGGTAATCTCTTGAAGTACATTTCCTTGTAGGTCCAATGGGACGAACCTTCATCAATCATGCGTCCCGACAGAGTTTCATCATGGGAATTGGAGCCACTTGTTGTGACTGCTCCTTCTAATTCCCAACAGGTACAGAGGAAGCGAGCACGGCCAACTGTTTTACCATCATCATCAGTGCAAGAACTTTCTGTGTTCGGTAAGCACCTTGCTTCAATGTATATTTAGAAATGctacttttcttgtttcttgactAATTGACAGCTGTCTTGTGTCTTTGGTAATAGGTGGACCTAAAGCTCCTGAGTATTCTTCAGATTTTCTACATGGCGATTCCCAGAGGGGAAGAGATGTCTATCTCTCTCCCAAGTTTTCTCCATCTGCTAGGTCAAAATCTTTAAATTACAATGGAAATGGTTCACCAGCTGCATTATCTGGCTACACAGTCAACTGGCCTAGTCATATGGAAACTATTACTGATCCATGTACACCAGTCAATGGGAAAGAATCtagtgaaaagagagagagcggtGGTAGTGGCTGCAGGCTATTTGGCGTTCAGCTACTTGACAgtgccaaaaaagaaagtttatCAGTAACCTTGGCTGCAGGACAGAGGGACGATGATAAAACTGCTCTATCCGTAGATGATGATTCCAAAGAGCACCAAGAACCCTCATGTGTGAATCATTTTGATAATCCTTCTGCATGTTATGATCCAGAGAAATCATGCCCAAATTCTTCTCAGGATCTACAAAGCAGGCAAATCCGGACCTGTATTAAGGTAACACATGACTCTGTAATGTTTATTATTTGGATTTTGTAATATCTGGATTTATTCTCATTGCTAGGATTGCGAATCAGTAGCCCTATCCCCAGAATACACTGTTATGCTTGATGCCTTTTGATATTGAGAAAAACACTTTCTTTCAGATGGTTGTAGAATTGATACATGTGCTCTAACGGTGGCATTGCAAAGCTAAGTATCAAATTTGCCATCTTATGGGAATTATACTAAGCCATCTTATGATATTTGTACTATGTTTTTTCTAAAGCTGTAAATTGGCATTCTATAATTGattgatattttctttcttattctatGTGGAAATATGCTATGCATGAGATGATATTATCTGATGGGGTTATTATTTTTTCTAGGTTCACATGCAAGGAATTGCTGTTGGGAGAGCTGTCAACTTGGCACAGTTTAATCGTTACGAGGACCTGCTCATGCGATTTGAAGAAATGTTCGAGATTGGAGGCGAGCTCTGTGGATCCATGAGAAAATGGCAGGTTGTCTATACAGATGATGAagatgacatgatgatggttgGAGATGATCCATGGAAGTAAGTTACTTTCAGATGCTTTGTCTTCTCAAGGGAAATGAAGTCACTGGCATAAAAGAGTAAATTGAAAGAGCATGTCCTTAGTTTCAGTTAGATGCGTTAAACCATTTTAGTACTTGATTATTATACCTGGCGTAGTCTGTAAAATCAAAGAATCGCGTGAGCATAGGACATTTTTAGACTATTTAGGTGGTATCTCTGTAGCTtgtagatggttttattgttaGATAGAAAATTGTCTGCGAAATAAACAACCTGTGGCATAACCGGAGTTGCTTCAGAAAGGTGagacaaatttcattttttcatgcTATCAACTTAGGAACTACGCTTTGCAGTATGCCATGGACCACCTTTGTAATGGCATCCGGCCAAACAATAATAGGAAGACCTCTTCTATACTCATTCACCATAACTATTTGCCTCGTCAAGTACAAAGGATAGGTAATTTAGTTGAACTTCTGAACTGAAGACATGGAAAAATGATTCATAGCTCAGGTCTGAAATGTTTGGATCGGCAGATAATTGTTTGGATTCTTCCTTTCCAACTATGTTTCACTTACAAAAGGAGGCCTTGGAAAATTCAGACTCCTCCACTGTTCTAAAGAGGTCTCTGGGAGGGGGGAGGGAGAAGGGACTTCTTAGCACGatgattgtttttatttattaacttaACATTGTTCTGGAATCAAACTGTAGCATGGCCATTATTCCTTCCTCTGTCTCATTATTTTCCAACGTACATGCATGTGTGGACTCGAGAACTCTACAAGACCATGCATACGGAACTCAACAGGAGCATCACGCACACACATGCATCCACATTCGGACTGTTGGTGCATAAGTTGTATATTTTGCTTGCTTGTAGAACTTGCAATTAGTTATGCAGAGGCTATTTCATTCTCTTTGCAAGTTCGGTGATTGGATTTGTTTCAAATTCATTAAGCTAAAGATGGACTTTCGTTTTTTAGTTTAAATACTTTCCATTGGCATTTTctgcaaatttcttttttttgcctctGTATCTGGTCATAAGGAGCTTAAGAAACATCACTTGTTTCACTGTTAAGCCCAGTTAATGCGTTCAAATTTGTGACTACTGAATGGTTTTTACTTCCACTGTGGTTCATAAGTTGGGTTCGATTGCTACCTTGGCGTCTGATCAAATTTAGTATTATCCTTAAGCACCAGGGAACTAGATACCGGTCGTTCCTTTCTGGAGAAATTCTAttgtattgataaaaaaattgcaatcgAATATTTTTaactctcttttatttttcagtgaATTCTGCAGTATGGCAAAGAAGATTTACATCTACACTACAGAGGAAGTCAAGAGGTTGTTGCCCAAAATAAAGCTTCCAGTGGAAGATGTCGGCCCAGCCAATGGAGGGTCTGATGTCGCGGTCAACACAGATGATCGCTCATCAGTTGTGGGTTCTGGCTGCTAATATGATTCCTGCCATGGAGGAAGAGTGGTATGCTTCATTTTCTGCGTGTAGCTTGTATTGCTAGAGGTGAACAGCATTGTCTTTCAATTTTGCTCTGTGATTGAAGTTGTGATTGTATATATCCCATCGCAGTCTTGTAACTTGAACCTCCTGTATGAGTTTTAAATGGCAAGTTAGTGCAAAACACCTGAAAGATAAATGTATTATTCTGTGGTATGATAGCTGTTGCGAGTAGAGAACATGGTCTTGCGTTCTACAGTAGTTGATAGACTGAAATTTCCTCCTCTCATATCTTTGCCATTTTGCAAAGTGATCTCTTGTAAGGGCCAAGTTGAAACCGTCGCTGAAGACGATTGACGTAAAATGTTAGTTATGATGCTGATATTGGATGTATTTGACAAGCTCAGTGACCTCTGGTACATTTTCTTCTATTGGACCTTCTGTACAATTTACACTTCTGATGTTTCCATAAGAAGTTAATCCCATTGTTTGGCTAATAATGGTACGGAGATAATCCTATTTCAAATCATCGcgagtttcattttttttctcagttACCGTGGACACATTTAATGGCAATAGTTGGGTATACTTGTTTGATCAGAACTCGTGTGGAAAAGGTATTGGTATGTAGATAAATAATTACTTTGGTGTAGATATAAAGTTATTAATCACGTATAAAAGTTTATGTAGATGCCAATGGATACCATTACGTTTGAAAACTTGCTAGTCAAATGACTGAGTTTTTACgaccaaaaaaatgattaaaattttcCATGGGATAAGATCTTTTACTTTTATATTAGAAATTTAGAAGTTACCAACGATAGAATGAACCACCAACCTTATTGTGGATGGGAAATAACTTCTGTTTgttgaaaatttattgattataGAAGGTGAAAATTACTTTTATAAGTCAAGAGTTATCACCTATAAAGTCTACCTCTACTTTTTGGTCGAGAAAGCTTACTCGTTATTAAGAGAAACATAATTGCATAACAAACAGAAGTTACTGACCAGAGTGTAAAGTTTTCAGTTTTAGGGCCATATCAACGGAAAAGCTTTATATGATTACTTACCCTTCCCATGAAACGTTACCAAGCAAAACCATTTTGGGGAGTTACTACTTTTTGACATGTTGAAAGTTACCATGGACCGACGATGGGCCTCGACCTCGCTAGCAGTTTTGATGGCAGCCATCAGCGATCTCGCCACTGACGTCATGATGATGTCAGCATAAAGTCATCTCAAACAATTCTTTCATCTCCCGATTCCGGTTAACACAAGTAATAACATCCTTCATTTTTTAGTCTTCGAATTTTTGGTCAAACGGGCAGCCTCCACTTCTATTTCGGTTTGAGTTAAAAAGATGTCTGAAATAGTACTTGGACGGATTTGTCAGAACTCTCCAATTGGACCTAGCCATTGACACCCCAACAAAGATTTACGGTATATCATTCATGTGGggagaattattaaaaaaatcttaaatctattgaaATTGTGTCAATCGATCTATGTGGTCAAATTTAGCTGGCTGATATTGACGTGGATGCTGGCCGGTCCGGCAAACGCTAacacattttttaattattctttaattatttttcttaattttttttctcatcttctctttcctctagCTAGTCGGCACTGGCCAAAGGCAAGGGCTAGCAAGGCTGGCCTTGTCGACCAATGGCAAGGCTCATCCCTGTTGGCCAATAGCGAGGGAGAGGTTGTAAGGTCTTCAATGATCGAGTGAGATCAGAAACACCCTAAACTACTATTCCTACAAAAATACACGGCTTAACGACTCCAAAATCAGACTTCATTGctcgattttccaaaagttTCGAATTTGAGCCATAAATCCAAGaattacttcaattggacgAATGAGAAGCCTAATCTCTTACCAAGTGCTGCGTTATGGAGTCGAGTTGGCTTGGCAAGGCATCTGAGGCATGCACGTGCCAAaacccctttcctttcttccttcttcttcttcttcttctttatcttcttttatttattttctttctagttgAGGACCCTTCAGCTTCTATTTAACCGagccctctctcctctcctttttactttattgacttttcaacttctttttctgtttttttttttatttc
This Eucalyptus grandis isolate ANBG69807.140 chromosome 7, ASM1654582v1, whole genome shotgun sequence DNA region includes the following protein-coding sequences:
- the LOC104452462 gene encoding auxin response factor 1; this encodes MASHPSNHSCGRPHQGAFADALYKELWHACAGPLVTLPREGERVYYFPQGHMEQLEASTNRGLEQQMPSFDLPSKILCRVVNIQLRAEPETDEVYSQITLLPEPEQKEVTSPDPPLPEPPRCKVHSFCKTLTASDTSTHGGFSVLRRHAEECLPLLDMTQQPPWQELVATDLHGNEWHFRHIFRGQPRRHLLTTGWSVFVSSKKLIAGDAFIFLRGEDGELRVGVRRLMRQQSNMPSSVISSHSMHLGVLATASHAIATGTLFSVFYKPRTSRSEFIVSLNKYLEARAHKLSIGMRFKMKFEGEEVSERRFSGTIIGVGDSMSSGWTNSEWRSLKVQWDEPSSIMRPDRVSSWELEPLVVTAPSNSQQVQRKRARPTVLPSSSVQELSVFGGPKAPEYSSDFLHGDSQRGRDVYLSPKFSPSARSKSLNYNGNGSPAALSGYTVNWPSHMETITDPCTPVNGKESSEKRESGGSGCRLFGVQLLDSAKKESLSVTLAAGQRDDDKTALSVDDDSKEHQEPSCVNHFDNPSACYDPEKSCPNSSQDLQSRQIRTCIKVHMQGIAVGRAVNLAQFNRYEDLLMRFEEMFEIGGELCGSMRKWQVVYTDDEDDMMMVGDDPWNEFCSMAKKIYIYTTEEVKRLLPKIKLPVEDVGPANGGSDVAVNTDDRSSVVGSGC